A region of Melitaea cinxia chromosome 15, ilMelCinx1.1, whole genome shotgun sequence DNA encodes the following proteins:
- the LOC123660164 gene encoding protein hairy-like, with the protein MASDPAPLSKTAKYKKITKPLLERKRRARINRCLDELKDLMVGALEIDDDNLSKLEKADILELTVNHLTKLHRPKDPVLEAKKFQAGFGQCAAEACRFIMSAPDIDSRVSQNLVGHLSRLITAQPLSIQVPERSTFSPPISPASVASDRHHYYSDHDRSSSDAEDSVYSADSTSKQWALGRPNRKQNVSITGLLTTVDKLVSRNNSEPGSVNGYRNGTYFNKVPAEAKDVILQKIRQHIMDKRGNENAAAAEVSSNSELVMEPRFVQEETYRNETFVHYPAPNYPSSNDSLDLRKVRSPVKPSVTTHSPVGKEYKILNQEQVSVERKPDFNLNIPERCELPMDYSNLPPKKKRKLIEYQEYKKQEEARRLDAIYAEKKERPEGPPMDHEIDANKWRPW; encoded by the exons ATGGCATCCGATCCCGCGCCTCTGTCAAAGACTGCTAAATATAAGAAGATAACTAAGCCACTACTTGAAAGGAAACGTCGTGCTCGCATTAATCGATGTCTCGATGAGCTGAAGGATTTAATGGTCGGCGCCTTAGAG ATCGATGACGACAACTTAAGCAAGTTGGAAAAGGCAGATATCCTTGAGTTAACTGTTAATCATCTTACAAAGTTGCATAGACCTAAGGATCCCGTTTTGGAAGCAAAGAAGTTTCAAGCAGGCTTCGGGCAATGTGCCGCTGAGGCCTGTAGATTTATAATGTCCGCACCCGATATAGACTCCAGGGTTAGTCAAAATTTGGTAGGACACCTATCAAGGTTGATTACTGCTCAACCTTTATCTATTCAAGTACCAGAAAGATCAACATTCTCTCCACCGATATCGCCTGCCTCTGTCGCTTCGGACAGACATCACTATTACAGCGATCACGACAGATCTTCATCCGATGCAGAAGACTCGGTGTATTCAGCTGACAGTACATCTAAGCAATGGGCGCTTGGAAGGCCAAATAGAAAACAGAATGTTTCAATCACAGGCCTTTTAACAACGGTTGACAAGCTAGTCTCAAGAAACAACTCCGAACCGGGATCAGTGAATGGTTATCGAAACGGAACGTATTTTAACAAAGTTCCCGCCGAAGCCAAAGACgtcatattacaaaaaattagaCAACATATCATGGACAAACGAGGAAATGAAAACGCTGCCGCTGCCGAAGTCAGTTCGAATTCAGAACTGGTTATGGAACCGAGATTCGTGCAAGAAGAAACCTACAGAAACGAAACATTCGTACATTATCCTGCACCGAATTACCCAAGCAGCAATGACTCTTTGGATCTTCGAAAAGTTCGGTCACCAGTAAAACCATCTGTCACAACACATTCCCCTGTTGGAAAAGAATACAAAATTTTGAACCAAGAACAAGTTTCTGTAGAAAGAAAGCCAGATTTTAACCTCAATATTCCAGAACGTTGCGAATTGCCAATGGATTACAGCAATTTACCacctaaaaagaaaagaaaattaatcgAATATCAAGAATACAAAAAACAAGAGGAGGCAAGACGGCTCGATGCTATTTACGCCGAGAAAAAAGAGCGCCCAGAAGGACCACCGATGGACCATGAAATAGACGCAAACAAATGGCGTCCTTGGTAG